The window CGTCTTCTCCCACATACGAAAGAGAAAAACGGGCAGGGAGGTTGTAGTCTAATTGGACCGTTCCCAATTGCCACGATCTTCCTATGGCATCCTTGACGAGAAAATCCACTTTTGGACCATAAAAAGCCGCTTCCCCGGGTTCTTCGACAAAATCTATACCACTCTTGGCGGCTGCGCGGCGTAAACCTTCTTCTGCCTTTTTCCAGCTTTCAGGACTGCCCACGTATTTTTCTTTCTCTTCTCCTCTCAATCCCAATCTGGCTTTAGTGTCCAAAAGACCCACTTTTTGGATGACTACTTTAACCAGATCCAGGCAATCCATCAGCTCCCCTTCTACCTGGCTTTCCGTGCAGAAAATGTGGGCATCATCCTGAGTAAATCCTCTCACGCGGGTAAGCCCCGAAAGCTCGCCCGATTTTTCAAACCTGTACACCGTCCCAAACTCGGCTATGCGCACGGGCAAATCCCTGTAAGACCTCGGTTTTGAATCAAAAATCCGAATATGCATCGGGCAGTTCATCGGTTTTAGAAGATAACCTCCAACTTCTCCCTTTTCCAAGCGATTGGCCAGCTCTGCACAACTGCCGGTTTTATCTTCAAAAGCCTTGAGCTCATCCGGATCAAGGATAGGCGGGAATTGGGATTCCCGGTAATAGGGATAATGGCCGGAAGTCCTAAAAAGATCGAGTGAGCCTATATGAGGAGTATAGACCAGTTGATAGCCCCTTTGGAGAAGCTCTTCGGTCAAAAAATTTTGAAGCTCTCTTCTGATGACCGCCCCTTTAGGAAGCCAAAGGGGTAGTCCAGCTCCTACTCTTTCATCGATGAGGAAAAGTTCAAGTTCTTTTCCTATCTTGCGATGATCTCTTTTTTTAGCCTGCTCAAGCTGCTTTAAGTGATCTTCGAGCTCTTTTGCAGTGAAAAAAGCCGTCCCGTAAATGCGCTGCAGTTGCGGGTTTTTTTCATCCCCCTTGTAGTATGCGCTGGAAACGTGCGTCAGCTTAAAGCTCTTGATCGATCCGGTGTCTTCAACGTGGGGCCCGGCACAAAGATCGATAAACGAACCATTTTGGTAAAGAGTAATGGGTTCATTTTCGGGAATCGATTCGAGGATATCGAGTTTATATCGACTCGGGATTTTCCTTTCCGATAAGGCTCCCAGCCTTCCTTTAAGCCCCAGCTGCCTGGCTTCTTCCCTAGAGACCTCGATCCTTTTGAAGGGTTGCTTTTCGGAAATAATTCTCTTCATCCTTTCTTCTATGGCCGGAAAATCCTGGGGACTAATACGATGATCGAGTTCAACATCATAATAAAAGCCTTCTTCAACAGGAGGCCCTGCGGCCAATTGTGCCTCGGGCCATATTTCTAATAGGGCTGCAGCTAAAACGTGAGCCGCGGAGTGGCGCAACTTTTCAAGTTCGTTCATTCTTCAGCGTTTATCCTTCCTTTGGAACATTTTCCTTTTATCGCAGGCAAAGTCAAAAAAAAGACTCCAAAATCCACCGTTTCTTTAAAAAAACAAAATCGTCCTTTCCCCCTCCTTTAACGGTTGGCGGCGATGGACTCTTTTGAAGTTTTTAAAATCCCTCTTTTTTTCATATACAATAAAACAAAAGCCAAGAGGAGTGTAAATAGAGAAAGAAGTTGGCCTTGGGTCGCAAAGCCAAAATAATAGCCGATATGGAGATCGGGTTCTCTAAAACATTCTCCAATGATTCTCAGCAAGCTATAACTGAAAAGAAAACCTATAGAAACCGCCCCTGCCGTCCCCTTACGGAAACGGAGGTAAGTCAAGATTCCAAAAAGCACCACTCCTTCGAGAAGGGCTTCGTAAAGCTGGGAGGGATGCCTGGGCACAACCTGCCCATCAACCAAGGGAGCATCGGGGAACACGACCCCCCAAGGAAGGGTCGTGGGCCTACCCCAAAGTTCTCCATTGATGAAGTTGGCAACTCTTCCAAAAAAAATGCCGATTGGGGCACACCACACGGCCGCATCGGCGATCTGGAAAAAAGGCTTTTTCCACTTCCAAGACGCCCAAAAAAGAACGATTAAAACCCCCAAAATACCTCCATGGCTGGACATTCCCCCTCTCCATATTTCAAACACCGACCAGGGCTCTTTTAGAGTATGAAAGAAGTCATAAAGAAGACAATAGCCTAGACGGCCCCCGATCATCACCCCACCCAGCGCTATCCAGAATACAAGATCGTCTAGCTGCCTTACGGAAAGCTCCAGCCACCCCCGCTTTCTCTGCCATCTCATGCCTAACCACAGAAAGACAAATCCAAGAACGTAGGCAAGGCCATAATAGCGAATGCCGAAGCCAGCCGAAAATTGGATGAGAAAAGGACTGAGGTGATGGACAAAATAGGCGATCATCAGGCTTTCGAAAAACAGTTACAGGGTAAAAACAAAAATCATTTTTGAAAAAGTTTTGACTTCCCTTCTCTTTTATTACTAAAATCGTTCAAAATAAGCAATTAAAAGCCTATTGTATATCCGACTCAAGCCAGCGAAGAGTTGAGCAGTCAAAACGGTGGAAAATGATTATTAAAAGAAAACAAGGAGGTTATCCCATGAAAACTATAGCCAAGCTATCTGTCTTGATAATGTCTTTGGGTATTGCCTTTGGTCCCCTTTACAGCTTTGCCAAACCTAAAGCTGAACAGGTCCAAGACGAAACCAAGCCTGAGAAAAAGTCCAAGAAACATCATAAAAAAGAGAAAAAAGAGGAGAAAAAAGAACAAAGTTCTTCCAATCTCCCTTCTCGCTGATCCCTTGGCTTCATTCCAATCGGCCGGGTGATCCTTATCGACTGAACTGCTTTTTCTCTTCGCTGGTTCGAGTGGAACATCAATGGCCAAGCCGTTTTTTTCCTTCTCCCGCTTAAAAAACAAAAGGCCTTAAGCTTGCTCTTCGGTTTTTTTTAGCAGCCAGTATTCTATGCTATCGAAGAGAGCCAACCAGGACGCCTCGACTATGTCGTGCGAAACCCCAACGGTCGACCAGTTCCTTTTGCCATCGGTTGACTCCACCCAAACGCGTATCGAGGAGGCTGTGCCCTCCTTCGAATCCACGATCCTTACTTTATAGTCTTCCAAGCGGACTTGACTGATTTCAGGATAAAACTTGGCCAATGCTTCGCGCAATGCCCTATCAAGAGCATGAACGGGACCGTCACCTTCTGCAACGGTATAAATTCTTTCCCCTCGTATAGACAACTTGACCGTAGCTTCACAAACCTTGTAATTCTTTGCAGGGAGTTGACGGATCGATACATGATATTCCATCAAGTTGAAAAAGGGGGGATAGGGAGAAAGGGTTTTCTTGAGAAGAAGGGCAAAAGAGGCTTCCGCCGATTCGAATTCATATCCCTTGGCTTCCAGCTCCTTGATTTTATTCAGAATGCGCTGGATGTTGGGATTGTTCTCTTCCAGGGCTATGCCTAGCTCTTTGGCTTTAAGAATAATATTGGACCGACCGGAAAGTTCCCCGATTAAAATTCTGCGGGTATTCCCCACGGCCAAAGGATCGATATGTTCATAACTGCTGAGTGCTTTCTGCAAGGCATTGACATGCGTCCCCCCTTTATGGGCAAAAGCGGACTTGCCTACAAACGGAGCCCGGGGATTGGGCCTGACGTTGGCTATTTCATCGATGAACAGGGACAACTCCCGCAATTCCTTGAGTTTTCCGTGAGGGAGCACTCTCCTGCCCATCTTGAGTTCAAGATTGGCAATAACCGAAATAAGATTACAATTTCCCGTTCTTTCTCCGTAGCCGTTAATCGTTCCCTGGACTTGCAGAGCTCCCGCTTCTATGGCTACAAGAGCATTAGCAACGGCCAACTCTCCGTCATTATGCGTATGAATGCCTACAGGGGTTCTGCACCGAGAGAGGACTTCGGCCGTTATATTTCCTATTTCCCAGGGCAAAGATCCCCCGTTGGTATCGCACAGGACGATGAAATCCGCCCCTGATTCCTCGGCTGCGTTGATACACTCCAGGGCATAGCCCTTGTCCGCTTTAAAACCATCGAAAAAATGCTCGGCATCGAATATAACCTCTCGGCCATGAGATTTTAAAAACTTTATCGAATCCCGGATCATGGCCAGGTTTTCTTCGGCCGTGGTCTTTAAAACCTCAAGAACGTGGAAAAGCCAGCTCTTACCGAAAAGGGTAACTACCGGGCTTTGGGCTTGAAGCAGCAACTGTATTTGCGGGTCTTCTTCCACGCCCAGGTGAGCCTTTCGAGTGCTCCCAAATGCGGCAATCTTGGCTTGCTTCAACTCCAAGTCTTTCAAGTGGTTAAAAAAAGCAAAATCTTTAGGATTACTTCCCGGCCATCCCCCTTCAATGTACTGTATCCCAAATTCATCCAGCCTTTTGGCTATCCGCAGCTTGTCGGACAAGGAAAAGTGGATGGCTTCGCCTTGAGTACCATCCCTTAGGGTTGTATCATAAAGAAACAGTTGGCTCTTTTTACCCGTTTGCATGGTAGGAAAAATAACCTTCTCATAAATTGTGGAGAAATCAAATAGGATTTGATCTAGACATTCTCAATAAAAAAAAGATAAATTAAAAAAATGCAAATTCAGATTTCATCCCCGACCGTGAAGCTGACCGATGCCCTTTACAATCACATCGAATCGAAATTTGAAAAATTGACCCGAATCAACGAACGGATCCTATCAGCCCAAGTCAATATTCACCACGAACCGGCAAAAGCGGACATCAGCCATCAAGCTTTTGCCATAAAAGCAAGGTTATATATACCGGGTAAAGACATCGTTGCCGAAGATCGCGGCCATGACCTCTATCAAGCCGTTGATCTTATAGTGGATCGGCTGGCCCGGCAACTGCGGAAAAGAAAAACCGATCTTACCGATAAATCCCGAGACACTTCAAGGGAATTTAAAGAAAAAGAAAAATAACCGTTTTATTCTTTTTGCAAGCCGATCACCCCCCTACCCTAAGGACGAATCCCCCTGTATGGCTCATGGCAGGTTCAGTGCGCTCTCTTTCCCTTGAGGAGGAAATCCTGCGAGGATTTGTAAGGGTAGGGGCAAAGAAAATACTTTTTAGGTGCATTTGTAAGGGTAGGGGCAAAGAAAATACTTTTTAGGTGCTAAACCGCAACCATTCCTCCCTGGCCGCTTCGATCAAGGGCCTCAAGGTTTGCGCACTGAAATCGAAAGGCAAGCCTGCAAGCTGAAAAAGTTCCCTGAGCGGCTTCGATCCCCCTAGGGACAACGCGTAAAGGTAACGTTCAAGTGCCGTTTTTAAATCTTTTTTGGCCTCGATCCAAAAGGCTAACGCTCCCATTTGAGCAATCCCATATTCGATGTAA is drawn from Methylacidiphilum infernorum V4 and contains these coding sequences:
- the thrS gene encoding threonine--tRNA ligase, whose translation is MNELEKLRHSAAHVLAAALLEIWPEAQLAAGPPVEEGFYYDVELDHRISPQDFPAIEERMKRIISEKQPFKRIEVSREEARQLGLKGRLGALSERKIPSRYKLDILESIPENEPITLYQNGSFIDLCAGPHVEDTGSIKSFKLTHVSSAYYKGDEKNPQLQRIYGTAFFTAKELEDHLKQLEQAKKRDHRKIGKELELFLIDERVGAGLPLWLPKGAVIRRELQNFLTEELLQRGYQLVYTPHIGSLDLFRTSGHYPYYRESQFPPILDPDELKAFEDKTGSCAELANRLEKGEVGGYLLKPMNCPMHIRIFDSKPRSYRDLPVRIAEFGTVYRFEKSGELSGLTRVRGFTQDDAHIFCTESQVEGELMDCLDLVKVVIQKVGLLDTKARLGLRGEEKEKYVGSPESWKKAEEGLRRAAAKSGIDFVEEPGEAAFYGPKVDFLVKDAIGRSWQLGTVQLDYNLPARFSLSYVGEDGQLHAPVIIHRAPFGSLERFLAILIEHYEGHFPLWLAPEQVRVIPVSDGLIAYGEKIKEILQQNRFRVSLDRKNDTLGAKIRVAQLQKVPYMLIVGKKEEQMSRVSVRTSKKGNIGEMSLDTFISLITAEYKERRV
- the lgt gene encoding prolipoprotein diacylglyceryl transferase, encoding MIAYFVHHLSPFLIQFSAGFGIRYYGLAYVLGFVFLWLGMRWQRKRGWLELSVRQLDDLVFWIALGGVMIGGRLGYCLLYDFFHTLKEPWSVFEIWRGGMSSHGGILGVLIVLFWASWKWKKPFFQIADAAVWCAPIGIFFGRVANFINGELWGRPTTLPWGVVFPDAPLVDGQVVPRHPSQLYEALLEGVVLFGILTYLRFRKGTAGAVSIGFLFSYSLLRIIGECFREPDLHIGYYFGFATQGQLLSLFTLLLAFVLLYMKKRGILKTSKESIAANR
- the cimA gene encoding citramalate synthase yields the protein MQTGKKSQLFLYDTTLRDGTQGEAIHFSLSDKLRIAKRLDEFGIQYIEGGWPGSNPKDFAFFNHLKDLELKQAKIAAFGSTRKAHLGVEEDPQIQLLLQAQSPVVTLFGKSWLFHVLEVLKTTAEENLAMIRDSIKFLKSHGREVIFDAEHFFDGFKADKGYALECINAAEESGADFIVLCDTNGGSLPWEIGNITAEVLSRCRTPVGIHTHNDGELAVANALVAIEAGALQVQGTINGYGERTGNCNLISVIANLELKMGRRVLPHGKLKELRELSLFIDEIANVRPNPRAPFVGKSAFAHKGGTHVNALQKALSSYEHIDPLAVGNTRRILIGELSGRSNIILKAKELGIALEENNPNIQRILNKIKELEAKGYEFESAEASFALLLKKTLSPYPPFFNLMEYHVSIRQLPAKNYKVCEATVKLSIRGERIYTVAEGDGPVHALDRALREALAKFYPEISQVRLEDYKVRIVDSKEGTASSIRVWVESTDGKRNWSTVGVSHDIVEASWLALFDSIEYWLLKKTEEQA
- the hpf gene encoding ribosome hibernation-promoting factor, HPF/YfiA family, which codes for MQIQISSPTVKLTDALYNHIESKFEKLTRINERILSAQVNIHHEPAKADISHQAFAIKARLYIPGKDIVAEDRGHDLYQAVDLIVDRLARQLRKRKTDLTDKSRDTSREFKEKEK